The DNA segment ACACCCATGATTATCCCTGGCATCCTATACTCGGCCATCAGCCAGAGATATGCGGCTATCTCCGGGGAGAGAGTACCACCTATGATCAAATCTACAATGCTTAATGGTGTCGCCTTGAACTTACGGATGGTAAATGTTGAGCCTTGCGTGCTAACCTCCCTTCTAAAGGTTGCAGCGACCCTATGCCCTTCGGGCAGGACTGCGTCTAGCACGGGGAATGCGACGCTTATATGCTTCCCTGCCCTGTGTGCGAGCAGGAGTATCATATGGTCCAGTTGCCTCTCGTCTTCAAATATGATGTTGCTCTTTATGCTCTCGTACTCCTGATGCCAAACGTAGACAGGCCTTCCGACGCCGTCGCAGCTTATGTCCTCCAGGTATTCGTCCTTCATTAGAACGTCTATGGGGCCGTAGCCTACGTTGTTCCTAATCATGTAGTACAGTATTTTACTCCACGAAACCTCCTCGATGTCGCTTGCCATTCTTATCCTGTAGATGTTGACTATCCTCTTGATCTGCCGTACCAGGAATTCCCTCTCTTTCTCAGCTATTGTAGCTCCAGGTAAGCTCTTCAACTCCTCCTCCGTGGGGTGCCTTAGCTCCCAGTTCAGGATCTCCATTATCCTGTTGTAGGTGTCCTGCTCGGTCTTGTTCATTTCAACCTCGTTAACGTAGTATAGGTACTCGCCAGTGTCCTTGTGTTGAAGTATTATTACTCTAGCCCACGGGTCTTCTATGCTGTAGGTTTTTACGGGCTTATACACAACGCTTAGCCTGAGAAGCTTCGCATCTAGGCTGGCCTCTATGGCTGGTCTAAGAGCTATCTCCTCTCTCTTGATAACCTCGTCAAGACTCTCACTCTCTTCAAGGCCCCTGCTGGCTTGCCTGGGAGAGACGGGTCTACCGCCCTTATCCCCGCTGCGGAGTGATGATGGCAGCCGCGATAGCTTCTTAAGGAACCTTCTCAAATCCAATAGCACCCTTGAGCCAGGCTTCGAGGCTCCTCAGGATATTAAGGGTTAGTCCAGACGCAATATAAAGGTTTTAAGCCTAACTAGCGGGTAGTATATAGATAGGGGCTTCCACTAATTTACCGCTCGGTGATACTCTACCCCAGTTACTCCACTCTAACTTCCTCCTTGACTGTCACACCGTTCCTAGCTAAAGTATTGTAGACCGGGCATAGCTCCTTTACCTTACCGACTATGAGCCTCGCCGCGCTGGGTTCAATACCTTTAAACACGTATTTAACGCTTAGGCTTCGCAGCCCTTCGCCGACCTGTACATCAGCCGTGACACTCACCCTCACATCAAAGCTATTATAGCCGAGCATACGCCCCACAAGCCTGCTCATCAGAACCTCACAGGAAGCAAGGCTCGCGGCTAAAAGGCCGAGGGGTGTAAGACCCTTCTCGGGACCGCCTGCCTCGCGCTCAGGGTAGACGGTTATCGATACACCACCGACATCTACCTTCACAGCCTCTCCTGCTGGAGAGGCTTCCGCAGTAACGGGTTGCAGCACTATCTTAAACTCCCCTGTTCTCCCGGCCAAAGCCACCACCGTACTAACAAGCAGGGAGAAGGATTCGTTTATAGATGAGTAAGGTTTTGTAGTTATCGTAAAAAGGTTTAAACAAGGAGAGTTTTAGAATAGTAGCTTGTTAAGGAGTAAATGGCTTCAGAATGAAGGCAGGGTGGTTGGTGTGGTATTTGATTTCTCTAGCCTTGTATGGCTCCTCTTCTGGCTACTACTGCTTGCTTCCATGCTGAACCCCGTACTAGCTGTAAGGAGGCTGCAGGCCGCTAGGCTGGAGCTGATAAGGAGTATGGAGAGGAAGTATGGCTGGCGGGTCATAACCATGATACACAGGGAGGAAAGGGTATCTTTCTTCGGAATACCCCTGAGGAGGTTTATAGATATAGATGATAGTGAGGCTGTGGTGAGAGCCATTAGAAGCACCCCCCCAGAGAAGCCTATTGCTCTTATCCTGCACACGCCAGGGGGCCTTGTGCTCGCCGCGAGCCAGATAGCCAGGGCTCTCAAGAGGCATAAAGGCAGGAAGATCGTTATAGTGCCCCATTATGCTATGAGTGGAGGCACTCTGATAGCCCTAGCCGCCGATGAGATAAGAATGGATCCCAACGCCGTCCTAGGCCCCCTAGACCCTCAGCTCTCAGCTGGTCCCACCGGGCCCGCAGTCCCAGCTCCCAGCGTAGTGAAGGTTGCCAAGATGAAGGGTAAGGATGCGCAAGACACCACCCTGATAATGGCGGATGTTGCTGAGAAGGCTATAGAGGAGATGAGGGAGGTAATTACAGAGCTTCTTCAGGATAAGGTGGGTGTTGAGAAGGCTAGGGAGATTGCAGTTCTCCTAACAGAGGGGAGATGGACACATGACTACCCTATAACGTTTGAGAGGGCCAAGGAGATGGGTCTGCCTGTGAGCGACGAGGTGCCTCCCGAGGTCTACCAGCTAATGGAACTCTATCCGCAGGCCCCTGCCAACAGGCCGGGAGTCGAGTACCTACCCCAGCCGACACCATACCTCCCAAGGCAGGGAAGTGCAGGAGAGGGGGGTTAGCCGGGGGGTGGCTGCCAACTTATAACCAGCTCCGCTTTCCTAGCATATGTTGTACCCCCGAAGCCAATGTTTTGAATAGTCAAAACGACAATCCAGATTCTATATGTCATCTTAGCATAGACATAGTGGTAGAAAACCCTGTAGAGGAGGTGTAGTTTTTGGAGGTGTCTAAAGCGGCGACACCCCTTGTGCGTGTAACCCTGAAAGTAAACGGTAAGACGTATACCCACCACGTTCCGCCCAGGATGCTCCTCGTCCATTTCCTCCGCGACGTGCTAGGGCTCACAGGGACTCATGTCGGGTGTGACACGAGCAACTGCGGGGCGTGCACGGTACTCGTAAACGGTAAGGCGGTCAAGTCGTGCACAGTCTACACATTCATGGTGGACGGGGCGGAGATAACCACTATAGAGGGTCTCGAGCAGAACGGCAAGCTCCACCCTATACAGGAAGCCTTCTGGGAGAACCACGGCCTCCAGTGCGGCTTCTGCACGCCAGGCATGATAATGACCCTGCACGACTTCCTCAGCAGGAATAAGAGTCCTACCGAGAGCGAGGTCAGGAGGGCTATAGAGGGCAACCTGTGCAGGTGTACTGGCTACGTCAATATAGTGAGGTCAGCGCTATGGGCGGCTGAGAGGATGAGGGGTGGATAGCCTTGTCGCAGGGAAGGAAGTATATCGGTAAAAGGGTTAAGCGTAAAGAGGACCCCCGCTTCATAACGGGTAGGGGCCTATACGTCGACGACATTAAGCTCCCGGGCATGGTGTACGCCGCGTTCCTGAGGGCGGGCTACGCTCATGCAAGGATAAAGTCTATAGACACGTCGAAAGCGGAGAGGATGCCGGGGGTCATAGGGGTCTACACGGGAGAGTATTTCAAAGACAAGGTCGCACCCCTCACCACAGCCTGGGCGCTGGCTAACGCCGACTTGAAACCCGTTTTCTGGCCTGTTGTAGCCCAGGATAAGGTGAGGTTTACTGGCGATATTGTGGCCGTTGTCGTGGCCGAGGACCCGTACACAGCCTACGACGCTCTGGAGGCTATAGACGTCGAGTACGAGCCGCTTCCCGTTGTTGTGGATGTAGAGGAGGCTATAAAGCCCGGGGCCCCCCAGCTCCATGACGAGGCTCCAGGCAACATAGCCTTCAAATGGAGGTTCACGGGCGGGGAGAGCTTCGATAAGGTCGCCGAGAAGGCTGACATAGTTATCAAGCAGAGGATGATAAACCAGAGGCTCATACCAAGCGCCATGGAGACTAGGGGTGCGGTGGCCAGCTACAACAAGGGCCTCGAGGAGCTGACCCTGTGGGTTACCTCGCAGAACCCCCACGTGCACAGGCTCGTCCTCTCCGGCGTCCTGGGCCTGCCTGAGCATAAGATCAGGGTTATAGCCCCCGATGTGGGCGGGGGTTTCGGAAGCAAGATACCCGTCTACCCCGGCGAGGTCATAGTATCCAGGCTGGCTATGGATCTGGGGGTGCCCGTAAAGTGGGTTGAGACGAGGAGGGAGAACTTCCTGGGCACCATACACGGTAGGGACCATGTGGAGTACGTGGAGGCCGCGGCAACCAGGGATGGGAGGCTTCTTGGGATAAGGGTTAAGACCCTGGCCAACATGGGCGCCTACTTATCCACAGCCGCCCCTGGAGTCCCCACCATACTCTTCGGCCTCATGCTCCAGGGCCCCTATAAGATCGAGTCTGTCGACGTCGAGGTTCTAGGTGTGCTGACCAACACGACCCCGGTAGACGCCTACCGGGGGGCTGGGAGGCCGGAGGCGACGTATATACTAGAGAGGGTTATGGACCTGATAGCTAGGAGGCTGGGCCTCGACCCTGCCGAGGTTAGGAGGAGAAACCTCATCGATGAGGCGCCCTTCACTACCGTGACAGGCCTGGTCTACGACAGCGGCAAGTACAAGGAGGTGTTTGAGAAGGCGCTTCAGATAGCAGAGTATGAGAAGTGGAGGGAGGAGCAGAGGAAGGCTAGGCAGGAGGGCAGGCTGATAGGGATAGGTATATCCAGCTATATAGAGATGTGCGGCCTAGCACCCTCTAGGATAGCTAGGGCCACCGGCTTCGGCCTAGGCCTATACGAGAGCGTCACCATAAGGGTGCACCCAACGGGCAAGGTGAGCGTCTACACCGGCTCCCACCCGCACGGGCAGGGGGAGGAGACTTCCTTCGCCCAGATAGTGGCTGAGGAGCTTGGCATCCCTGTGGAGGATGTCGAGATAATACACGGCGACACTGACGAGACGCCCTTCGGCCTTGGCACCTACGGCAGCAGGACAACGCCGGTGGGTGGTGGCGCCGTGGCCCTGGCCGCCAGGAGGATAAGGGAGAAGGCGAGGAAGATAGCGGCCGCCATGCTCGAGGCTAGGGAGGAGGACGTTGTATTCTCCGAGGGCAAGTTCTACGTGAGAGGCCATCCCGAGAAGAGCGTGTCGTTCCAGGAGGTGGCCCTCGAGGCCTATCTAGCCGACAAGCTGCCAGAGGGCCTCGAGCCCGGGCTAGAAGCCACCACATTCTACGACCCCGAGAACTTCGTATTCCCCTACGGCACCCACGTCTGCATAGTGGAGGTTGACAGGGAGACGTGGAAGCCGAAGATACTGAGGTATGTGGCGGTGGACGACGCTGGCGTGATAATAAACCCGATGCTGGCCGAGGGCCAGGTACACGGGGGAGTCGTCCAGGGCATAGCACAGGCCCTCTTCGAGTACGCGGTCTACGACGAGAGCGGGAACCTCCTCACAGCAGGGTTCAACGACTACATGATACCCACCGCCAAGGACCTCCCGAACATAGAGTCGTACTTCGTGGAGACGCCCTCACCCCACAACCCGCTGGGCGCAAAGGGTATAGGTGAGACGGGCACCATAGCATCCACGCCAGCCGTCGTGAACGCGGTGCTAGACGCCCTGGCCCACATGGGCGTGGAGCACATAGACATGCCCCTGACGCCCCACAACATTTGGAAGGCCCTTAAGGATAAGGGGGTGGTGAAGTAGTGTACCCGGCTAGCTTCGAGGTCCTCATACCCAGGAGCCTCGACGAGGCTCTGGATATGCTCGAGAAGTACGGGGAAAACGCTAAGGTACTGGCCGGAGGCCACAGCCTCATACCTATGATGAGGCTGAGGCTGGTGAAGCCGGCCTACGTGATATACATCGGCAGGATCCCAGGGCTCTCCTACATTAGGGAGGAGGGCGGCGAATTAAGGATAGGGGCGTTGACGACCCACAACGAGATCGAGGAGTCGAGCCTGCTGAAGGAGAAGAACCCCCTGCTCAGCGAGACGGCCTCCAAGATAGGGGACCTCCAGGTGAGGAACATGGGCACCATAGGGGGCAGCCTGGCCCACGCAGACCCCGCAGCCGACTACCCGGCGACCCTAGCCGCTCTCGAGGCCAGCGTCGTCCTCAAGAGCAAGTCGGGGGAGAGGGTCGTCAAGCTAGAGGACTTCATAATAGGCCCCTACATAACAGACCTCAGGCCCAACGAGCTCCTAGTAGAGATCAGGGCGCCGGCTCTCACAGGCTCCTTCGGAACAGCCTACGAGAAGCTGGTCTTCAGAGCCTCAGACTTCGCTATAGTGGGGGTGGCAGCCTTAGTACAGCTCTCCGGTGACGGGACTGCGGAGAAGGTGAGAGTGGGCTTGACGGGCGTCGACGAGAAGCCTGTCAGGGCTAGAGGCGTTGAGGAGGAGCTTGAGGGCAAGAAGCTCAGCGAGGACCTCATCGCCAGGGCGGCGGAGAGAGCCTCGGAGGGTATAAACCCGCCCACAGACATCAGGGCCTCCGCAGAGTATAGGAGGAGGATGGCTAGAGCCCTTACAAAGCAGGCTCTAACAAGGGCTTTCAAACGCGCTTCCAGGACACAAGGCTAAACCCCCCGAGCCCCACGCTACACCCACATTTTTAACCTCGCATGCTCCTAACCCCTATCCATACTGGGGCTATAGAAGCTTCTAGCCCTGGGTTAAGCTACTGTATTCGAGGTTGGTGTTTGATGGAGGGGGAGTGGGAGAGATTCCTGAGGCAGCTTACCCCGGAGAAGCTTGAGTATCTCCTCCGGAGCAGGGATTACATACCCAGCAAGGACCTCCTTATGGCCCTCTACCTGGCCCTGAAGCTTGGGAAGCCTCTTCTGGTCGAGGGGGAGCCGGGTAACGGTAAGACGGAGCTCGCCAAGGTTCTCGCCGAGGCCCTGGGAACAGAGCTGATAAGACTCCAGTGCTACGAGGGTATAGACGCCTCCCAGGCCCTCTACGACTGGAACTATCCTAAGCAGCTGCTTGCTATAAGGATGTTGGAGAGGAGTGGTGATGTGGAGAGTATAGAGCGGGAGATCTACTCTGAGAAGTACCTGGTGAAGGGGCCGCTCCTAAGGGCGGTCACATACAGGGGGCCTAAGCCCCCCGTCCTGCTGATAGACGAGGTTGACAGGGCCGACGAGGAGTTCGAGGCTTTCCTCCTCGAGTTCCTCGCCGAGTTCCAGGTGACGGTGCCGGAGATAGGCACCTTCAGGGCGGAGAAGAGGCCTATAGTGATAATCACCTCGAACAGGACACGGGAGGTTGGCGAGGGTCTCAGGAGGAGGTGTCTCTACGTCTACGTAACCTACCCGCCCAAGGAGAGGGAGGTGGAGATAGTTATGAGGAGGGTGAAGGGTGTTGAGAGGAGGCTTGTGGAGAAGGCTGTAGACGTTGTGGCCAGGATAAGGGCGTCTGAGGCTGTTTTGAAGAAGCCGGGCGTCTCCGAGACCATAGACTGGGTGGAGGGGCTGAGGGCCCTCGGCTACAGGGATATAGACAGGAGGGCCCTAGAGGACACGGTCTCCTGCCTGTTCAAGGCCAGGGAGGACCTAGAGGCGGTCTCCCTAGACGACCTTCTAGGGGGCTAACGCGGCTTTGCAGGCAGTAGGCCTGGAGGAGAGGGTTGTAGAGTTCGCCAGACTCCTCCGGGAGAACGGGATAAGATGCACAGTCGCCGAATCCATAGACGCGGCCCTCGCCGCGAGCCTCGTAGGCACAGAGGACCTCGAGAGGCTGAAGCAGGCCCTCAGAGCGGCGCTGGCCAAAGACCCAGGTCGCCACAGGCTCTTCGACTACCTCTTCGACGTCTACTGGAGGGGGGCCTGGACGGCTATTCAGGTCCCAGGGAGGAGGGTCGCTGTCAAGGTGGAGGTTGAGGCGGGGAGCCCGGTTGAGAGGTTCCTAAGCATCTACAGCCCCGTGGACGCTAGCTGGGGCGAACCCGGTGTTGACCTCCCCTCACCCAGCCAGGCCAGGGCTCTATACAGGAGCCTAGTCCTCCTCAGGAGGAGGCTGGGCTTGGAGGAGGGGAGAAGGCGGGTTCCTAGGAGGAGGGGTATGATCGACTTCAGA comes from the Aeropyrum camini SY1 = JCM 12091 genome and includes:
- a CDS encoding type II/IV secretion system ATPase subunit yields the protein MRRFLKKLSRLPSSLRSGDKGGRPVSPRQASRGLEESESLDEVIKREEIALRPAIEASLDAKLLRLSVVYKPVKTYSIEDPWARVIILQHKDTGEYLYYVNEVEMNKTEQDTYNRIMEILNWELRHPTEEELKSLPGATIAEKEREFLVRQIKRIVNIYRIRMASDIEEVSWSKILYYMIRNNVGYGPIDVLMKDEYLEDISCDGVGRPVYVWHQEYESIKSNIIFEDERQLDHMILLLAHRAGKHISVAFPVLDAVLPEGHRVAATFRREVSTQGSTFTIRKFKATPLSIVDLIIGGTLSPEIAAYLWLMAEYRMPGIIMGVTGSGKTTTLNAIATLLRPNVKIVTIEDTPEIKLPHENWVQLVSRPSFSVTGESRGEISLYDLVRVSLRYRPDVIIVGEVRGEEAYVLFQALATGHGGLTTIHSETIEAMIRRLTSPPMNIPEGYIPLLKFALAVKRVRLPDPTSPEGHRIVRKVTDVWEITGPSSNEVIEVARWNPFTKEHEHYIENSVAVEEIGKLVGLTKDEVLTEVDRRKLVLIWMAKSGIRRYREVAPIIFKYYYNPNEVYEKAAKELKMDAI
- a CDS encoding OsmC family protein gives rise to the protein MAGRTGEFKIVLQPVTAEASPAGEAVKVDVGGVSITVYPEREAGGPEKGLTPLGLLAASLASCEVLMSRLVGRMLGYNSFDVRVSVTADVQVGEGLRSLSVKYVFKGIEPSAARLIVGKVKELCPVYNTLARNGVTVKEEVRVE
- a CDS encoding SDH family Clp fold serine proteinase is translated as MVFDFSSLVWLLFWLLLLASMLNPVLAVRRLQAARLELIRSMERKYGWRVITMIHREERVSFFGIPLRRFIDIDDSEAVVRAIRSTPPEKPIALILHTPGGLVLAASQIARALKRHKGRKIVIVPHYAMSGGTLIALAADEIRMDPNAVLGPLDPQLSAGPTGPAVPAPSVVKVAKMKGKDAQDTTLIMADVAEKAIEEMREVITELLQDKVGVEKAREIAVLLTEGRWTHDYPITFERAKEMGLPVSDEVPPEVYQLMELYPQAPANRPGVEYLPQPTPYLPRQGSAGEGG
- a CDS encoding (2Fe-2S)-binding protein, encoding MSKAATPLVRVTLKVNGKTYTHHVPPRMLLVHFLRDVLGLTGTHVGCDTSNCGACTVLVNGKAVKSCTVYTFMVDGAEITTIEGLEQNGKLHPIQEAFWENHGLQCGFCTPGMIMTLHDFLSRNKSPTESEVRRAIEGNLCRCTGYVNIVRSALWAAERMRGG
- the cutA gene encoding glyceraldehyde dehydrogenase subunit alpha, with amino-acid sequence MSQGRKYIGKRVKRKEDPRFITGRGLYVDDIKLPGMVYAAFLRAGYAHARIKSIDTSKAERMPGVIGVYTGEYFKDKVAPLTTAWALANADLKPVFWPVVAQDKVRFTGDIVAVVVAEDPYTAYDALEAIDVEYEPLPVVVDVEEAIKPGAPQLHDEAPGNIAFKWRFTGGESFDKVAEKADIVIKQRMINQRLIPSAMETRGAVASYNKGLEELTLWVTSQNPHVHRLVLSGVLGLPEHKIRVIAPDVGGGFGSKIPVYPGEVIVSRLAMDLGVPVKWVETRRENFLGTIHGRDHVEYVEAAATRDGRLLGIRVKTLANMGAYLSTAAPGVPTILFGLMLQGPYKIESVDVEVLGVLTNTTPVDAYRGAGRPEATYILERVMDLIARRLGLDPAEVRRRNLIDEAPFTTVTGLVYDSGKYKEVFEKALQIAEYEKWREEQRKARQEGRLIGIGISSYIEMCGLAPSRIARATGFGLGLYESVTIRVHPTGKVSVYTGSHPHGQGEETSFAQIVAEELGIPVEDVEIIHGDTDETPFGLGTYGSRTTPVGGGAVALAARRIREKARKIAAAMLEAREEDVVFSEGKFYVRGHPEKSVSFQEVALEAYLADKLPEGLEPGLEATTFYDPENFVFPYGTHVCIVEVDRETWKPKILRYVAVDDAGVIINPMLAEGQVHGGVVQGIAQALFEYAVYDESGNLLTAGFNDYMIPTAKDLPNIESYFVETPSPHNPLGAKGIGETGTIASTPAVVNAVLDALAHMGVEHIDMPLTPHNIWKALKDKGVVK
- the cutB gene encoding glyceraldehyde dehydrogenase subunit beta, with the protein product MYPASFEVLIPRSLDEALDMLEKYGENAKVLAGGHSLIPMMRLRLVKPAYVIYIGRIPGLSYIREEGGELRIGALTTHNEIEESSLLKEKNPLLSETASKIGDLQVRNMGTIGGSLAHADPAADYPATLAALEASVVLKSKSGERVVKLEDFIIGPYITDLRPNELLVEIRAPALTGSFGTAYEKLVFRASDFAIVGVAALVQLSGDGTAEKVRVGLTGVDEKPVRARGVEEELEGKKLSEDLIARAAERASEGINPPTDIRASAEYRRRMARALTKQALTRAFKRASRTQG
- a CDS encoding AAA family ATPase; the encoded protein is MEGEWERFLRQLTPEKLEYLLRSRDYIPSKDLLMALYLALKLGKPLLVEGEPGNGKTELAKVLAEALGTELIRLQCYEGIDASQALYDWNYPKQLLAIRMLERSGDVESIEREIYSEKYLVKGPLLRAVTYRGPKPPVLLIDEVDRADEEFEAFLLEFLAEFQVTVPEIGTFRAEKRPIVIITSNRTREVGEGLRRRCLYVYVTYPPKEREVEIVMRRVKGVERRLVEKAVDVVARIRASEAVLKKPGVSETIDWVEGLRALGYRDIDRRALEDTVSCLFKAREDLEAVSLDDLLGG